GTCGTGTTCGTCCAAAGCTGGACACATCGACTCGGACAGCAGGAGTAAGTTTGGAAAATGGTAATCTATCTAGAAAGGATGCTGCAGGTATCTCCTTTGAGCGAGAATTTCCACACCTTAGTTCTGAGGATAACGATGGGAAGCAAGATATTGGTAGAGTTCCATCTCCTGGAATTAGCACCCCGCTTCAGAGCATACCATTGGTTACTGCACCTGATGGCTGGAACTCGGTGCTAGCAGAAGTTCCTGGACTTAGTGAGCCAAGCAATAACTATGTTCCTTCTGGTTTATCACATGCTGGTTCCGGTAGGCAGCCTGAAGTGTCGAGCTGCGGAACGGCATTAAGCATGGCTGAAACAGTAATGCAAGCACCATTAAAAGTTTCCACCACACCCCAGGTAGTGCAATCTATAATGAATATGATATCCgtgttttgtttctttctttggtcTGTAATCATATTTCGTTCCAGTCACTTGATCTAAATAGTGTCTTATGTGCAACTTTTTTACCCAGCTATCTGTTGATGCTCAAAAGATTGAAGAAAGAACTATGAGGCTAAGACCTCTGACGCCTTCATCAAACAAAACATCTGTATGTGCCTTTGTCGCAATATGAATATTTCTTGTTTTGTTGTTTGCTGCTTGTGTTATTACCATGGTTGTGTTATTACCAGTGACTTTATTTGAATATGACTGTCATTAGTGGATCATCCACATCATTTGTTCCTACGGGAGCAATCTGCTCCTGAATGATACTAAATTATGTATGTTATTAGTGATTGCATTCAAATTAGTTGAAGATATGGCCATAGATTGGTTCAGTTGCTTCATGTTCTTTGCAAACTGCAAGTATCCACTAAGCAGATTTTGGCAATTATCTGAGCATTGTTAAGGACTGGTGTCTTTCTACCATAACAATTTATGTAAATGCAATGCATCTTGTGTTCTAAGTAAGCGTATTGTGTTGGTTGGTAGTTTGAAGATACTTTGTCGAATATTGTGAAGTATGCATTTTTCTGTTTTAATAAACTATCATCCTCAATATTTTCCTACATCTGTTATTTAACTGCAGTTTGGACCTGAACAAATTTATGACACATGTTGGTCCACCAATCACTGTTAggttagaaactttattttatagCACAGGATTATGGATTGTATTGATCTAAGTTGGTGCTTTACTAACTATACAATGGACAAATAAAAAAACTTAAAGCACATGAAATATCTCTTACATAGATGGAGTTTTGTTCTGACAAAACTTTCACTGGTAGTGTGATTCTTGCGTTTTTTCCTATTTGTCTGAGGAGTACACTTCACTGTTGTATATTACTTGATCAGCATTGGTTCATTAAGCATGCAATCGATAAAATGGAACATAGTTTGTTTAGACATGTGAACATGTCTGCATTTTGTGGGATATTGCAGTTTATTTTTACATAAAATTGTAATTCCAATCCTTACTAGGATGCAGACATTTTCGAACTTGTATGTGCTTCCTAAAGCTGTATTTCTGTTTCACTTGTTTATGGAGTGATGCGTTATACTAAAGAAACAGCATTTTGGTTTGCACTGATTCATTCAGAATGCTGTGCAGATATCAAGTTTGTCGGATAAGTTAAAAATTAGAGGTGCAAGAGCTGGGGATTCTAATGGTCCTGTGAAGACTGCGCCACAACTGTCAACACAGCCTTCTAACAGCTCTGTTCGTACTCCAGTCAAATCTGAGCCTGTAAAGCCATCTCAATCAGGAAGCTTTCAAGTCCTGACCCGCGAGCAGAATGGTGCTGCAAATACTGCCAAAGACTGCTCCAGCAATCCTGTGAGCCCTGTTCTAGGTCAATCTTCTTCAGTGGAACCACTGGAAAGGTCTAATGTCAACCATAAGCTTAAAGGTGTTGTAAACGGCCTCCCTTTGCCTGTACAACAAGGTTCATCTGGTGAGAGAAAATCAATTGCAAAATCAAAGCATAAATTCTTCGAGTTACTGCGGAGCAAATCTTTAAATGGTTCAAGCGCTGGCATCGAGTCCTCATCTAGCTTGGCTGATGAGCAGAAGAACCCCTCTGTTGATTTGTCCTTGTTTAACAGTGGAATCAAGTGTATTGAAACTGGAAGTAGTTCATGTGAGGATGCAAATTCTTGTGATGGATCTCAGCGACACCTCTCCGACAATGAGGAAATCAAGCCACCTTCAGAGCCTCATGATGCTTTTTATGAGGGGTTGCATGAGATTGTAGCTGACAACAAGGACGCCAACTCTTCATCAGATCCTGTTGATGCTGAAGATGAAGCTAAAGCTAGTCTGTCCATTATACCCACAGATACAACTGATGTTTCAGCGAGATCGGACTCTAGATATGACGAAGCCCTTTTGTTGTCTGAGCCCATTGTAGCAGGGCAAGAGGAATCGTATCCTACCGAAGAGGAACCAAGTCCAGAAGAAATGGCTTTCCTTAAATCTCTTGGCTGGAAACAAGACGAAGTAGTTCCTCCACTGAAACAGGAAGAGATCGCTGATTGTGTAAGTTCTGTTATGTTTCTTACTCTACTAGTTTATCAACATTATTTGGCTTTCAATAATCAATTCCCATGTTTAGTTTTTTAATTAATAAATTTCATAACTCTCAATGAAGTACACAATTCACTTGTTTATTTTTTATAATAAATTTCATAAGTCTCCATCAAGTACTCATAGTTTTGTTGTCCCCGTTCTTTCAGTTTTGCCAAAAACAGCTCCAAATACTTTCATTTCGATTTTAGTAATTCCTTAACCCATTTAATGTGACTTGCAGTGTCAGCAAAATGCATAATTGTCGTGGTTTGCCATGCAAGTATTGGGTGTCATTATCAATGAACTTCTGATGAGGCATGCCGAATAATTATGGGGTTTAGCAATAAACAAAAGCATTTGTCAATTGAAGTGGAAATGAAATCCTAGTGTTTTTGTTTTACTAAATTGTGAGATTCTGGATTTGGTAGATGTTTTGAGATTTTTTTTACCATTTACGTGATAGTGCATACACTTTTTTATCATTTAAGTTTCTGGTAATGCACATCAGGAATGCACACACACTTGTTTTTACCATCTGTGCCTATCATTTACTGCTTTTTAACATATCTCCCACTACTTTGTAGTTAAGGCACAACGTGAGGCTGCAGCAGAAGCTTGAGGAATGCAGGGGCTAATGACATgacacatcaaccaaaattacTGGGGTTGTCAACCATGCTTGGAACCTTTGGAGATCAAGCTGTACCATGATGAGTTTGGGTAACTACCTCAACTCTCATGGGGTGATTAGCTTAGCAAATCGAGATATTTTCCCGTTAACTTCAGCTCTGTGGGTAGTTTTCATGGGTAGATTGATGCTTTTCCGTGCTGAAAAGAGGTTTGAGGGTTTTCTTCATTTTCCCGGAAGGAATGCCGAATGAAACAGGCATGTACGGTGTTGGATGCACATAGTTGTGCACCTGCGGTGCTCAGAAAGAATAGGTTGTCTTCTTTTTTTATACTTCTTGTGGCTTATCCTTgtttcagaaaagaaaagaaaaaagaatacttGGGGTCTTTACATGAAAAGGACGCGCCTGTGGCTACCATGGTCTCAAATTTTGCTtaatttattttattgttttactCAAATATGGCTTCCTGTCTTTGCTTTGATTGGTGGCGTTCAGTTGCGCACCCTGCCTTAAATGGGATCAAAAAGGTCTGCCCAGGATTTTATTGGGTCCAGATATCTCATTTTAGTCATACAGACGGTGGTCAATTCGGTAATCCTGTTTGATCATGAGGTATTTAATTTAGGCCCCCTCCTACATTTTCAAGGTTTGATAAATTATCAGATTGTTCAACTCTTGGCATGTTACTGTTTTGTTGGCTTGgctttaattattatttttactgGGAAACAATGGTGGGGTACATTTTTTTTAAAGGCATGTTACAACATATACATGTACATGTAATAAGTTAGAGCACTCTTTGGCTGCTTTCGGGGCTGAAGCACTCCCAGACGATGTACTTAAGTGCCATGAGGACCAACGGTCTTGCTGAGCCGGTGTGAGGTATGGAATCCTAGTGTTTCATTTCCAAAAAAAAAGAAGCCTTCTTGGCCAACCACTACCCTAAAAAAACTAATCTAGATAAGCAACTTTTATTTAGAGAAAAGAAGCAACGTTAGCAGCATATTTTTAAAGAAAGAGCACTGCTACGCGGACGACAGTTGCCAGCCGAAATTTGCACGACAGGCTATATATCGCACCATCCATGGGCATGTTTGAAGCACGACAGGCTATATATCGCACCATCCATGGGCATGTTTGAAAAGCAGAAGGCGGTTGGATTAGCAATCGTGTTCAGCAAAACGTTGTCCGTGAAGAGACGATCTCTATTTTCTAGTGTATTGAGGCTGTCAGAGCTCCCCCCCTCAAAGAGAAAAAAAgtcaaagaaaaaaaaatataagCTGTCAGAGCCCTTAAGATTGCAAGGCAGTGCATACTGATTGCAACAAAGTTAGGATACGGATTTGCTCTAGATGAGAATTAGCTCACTAAAGTCCAAGTTTACCACCGTTGAATCTAAGCCCTTAAGATTCGTGCTTATATTTTCTTATCAGTGTACGGTGCGTTGTTGTCTTGCCGCGTTGGCTCGTTCGTTTCGCGGCCTAGGGTGTGCGTCGTTCGTTTTACCCCCTTTTATATTTGTTTTGGATTGTGGGATTTTTCCACGTATGTGTATGGCTGCTCGAAATTAGTAAGTTTACATGGTCTGTGGCTCCTGGCTCGTGTCCATACAATCCGCAACACACTACAAGTACTCCATTTGATCTAAATTAATTGACGTAGCTTTAGACTAAAGCCGCGTCAATTAATTTGCATCAAAGGGAGTAACATTTCTTTTTGTCTTTTTAGTCGCATCGAATGAGAAAAAAAATACAAATATTATCTACTCCATCAAGGAAAAAGTTTTTATGTCTTCCTTTTTTAGTTATATGTCCATTTCTCCATATATGCAACTGCCCGGTCCACAACACGACTACAACTAAGAGAATGGATGATAGCCTGATGCATGTCCACCACTCAAGTTGCAGTTGTAACCGCACTGCAGTTGCATGAACACACACATGACTATAAATGGGAAGAGGGGTGTCAATCAGTTTCATGTCCACCACTAGACATGCAGCTTTAAGTGTTGCAACCTGACTGCAACCGCACACGGCTCAACGCACTGCAACCGGGGTTtgctgggtgcgcgtggttgcggAAGTGGACATTCGTCGGGGGTGGGAAGTTGCATGTTTCCACTacacatgcaactgcaagtgttgccCACGACTGCAACTGTACGCCCTCAACGTGTCTGCAACTGGGGTTGTTGGGTGCGAGGGGTTGCGGAAGTGGCATTTTATCGAAGGGTGGGCGTGCCTTTTTGCGTCTAGATTAATAGCCCACTCTCCATACACAACCAATCCTGAACCTTTATTTTTGTCCTATTTGCAAGTCCATCCTTGGCATGCAAACGGGGCCCACTCCTTTTTGACCAAGTTGCAACTCCACCACCAACATGCAACTAGGGGCCACATTTTTTTATCCCAACTGCAAGTCTACTCTCGATAGCAACTGGGTCATACCCTTTTTGTCCGAATTTTATGCAATTCCACCCTCGCCAGGCAActtaggggggggggggattttgtcTAGTTGCAACTTCACCCCGACATACAATCCACCCCCAACCTTTTTTGTCctggttgcaagtccaccctttaCTCGTAATTGGGCTCGACCCATTTTTGTCCAGTTTGCCAGTCCACCCTCAACACGCAATTGGGCTTGACTCATTTTTGTCCCGCTTGCAAGTCCAACCTCGACACGCAACTAAGAGGCTGACAATTTTGTCCTAGTTGTAACTCCACCCCCGACGTGCAATTGGGGCCCCCATCTTTTTCTTGTCTTAGTTGCAAGTCCAACTACACCCTTGATATGCATTGAGGAGAGGgattttttttgtcccatttgcaagtccaccctcgatatGTAACTAGGGCCCTAACCAATTTTGTCCCAGTCCAAACTCCATCCTCGATACACAACAGGGGGCCGACCCATTTTTGCCCCAATTGCAAGTCCAACATCTACATGCAACTGCATGCTCGCACGAGACATAAATTAAGGGCAGGAGGAGGGTTGTCGACCACTTGCATATccacatttaaaaaatattcatgctactttttcattttcatatttttTATAAATAGTATTGAATATTTTCTTAAAATCATTAGTTTTTTGAATTCGCATCTAAAAAAATCatgatattttttgaaattcatggacatttatttatttcatgaacaatttttgtattcactaactttttttgaattcgtgagcatttttcaaaattttaattCATTTCTAATTCGTGAACCTTTTTTAAATTTTCAACAATGTTTTATTTCACCAAACATTCAAAATTAGCATAAAACACTTTTTTGTACCGAGACAACAAATACGTATATTGCTAAAAGATGAGCGAGGAAAAATCTAAGAACTAAAGCGAGCAACGCATAGTTGACCAATCTAAATAGGAGTTCTCGAAGCAATAACCTGCAAAACAAGCCAATGCACTATAGCCCATCCCAAATGACACTGGTGACCAAGGCTTGATAAATGCGTCAACATAGAAAAATACGGAGCTATATGATGAgtcagtgaccatataatcaccgacAGTCGTACATGTTGATTGTATTCTtaagtacagtgaccaaagtgagcTTGTGAGACAAGTACACTGACTGTCAATGCATTTTACTCTTCTTAGAACTAACAAATGCATGTGAAGCTGGTGATGGTAGTTTGCTGAACTCTCATTTTGCAGAAAATGTAGAGAAGTTTGGGCATTTTAAGAATTTGTTCACTTCTTGCTTTTGGGGAGAAGTTTGGCCTTGTTGTAGTTCTGGGCCTCCAGTTCTTCAAGCTTGAGGACTCCAGTGTATTTCTGAGCTAAACCACCAtgtgatatgatcaacatattgagcTCTTAGTTCTGGTGTTGGATAGCACTAAAAAAAAGTTCTGGTGTTGGATTGTATTGTTAAGTAAGAAACTACTGCAAACTGCGTGTAGCTCAGATGGTTAAGTTTCTTCTGATGGACTCGACCCATCAGGGTTTAAATCTTAGATTTGGCACTGGTGTTCACATCTTCCTTGTTGGTGAATGTATGTGTTTAtgtgagcgcttgcgtctgtattgtTATATGAGAAAAAAAATCGATATATTGTTTCTAACTCTATTAGGTTACTCTGAACTCGATGGAGTAGATGATCAAGCTGGACTTGAGTAAGCTGTTATGCTGGAGCGATTTTATCAGCAGTCGTTGTTACTCACTCACTCAAGTACGTACTCAACTTGTGATCGCACAGcatgcctcctcctctcccctcccatCGAAATCATCATGCGTCGACAATTGTCGCTCTATCCACTAGCATGTCATACGACGACTCGGAGTGTCACGTCACATCCCCACATTGTTTGGGCACCTGCCCAGGATGGTCGGACCCACCAGAACGGACGCGGTGATCTACTCAACGGATCCCCTCGGCCCCTTGGTCACGAAAATAATCAGGGTTATGCATACTTCGTCGGTAAAACGTAGCTTTCTCACCTACGCCGGCCCATATTGACCACTTGCATAATCGGCTCACCGGACAGCTACTCGCAGCTTTCGTCGACCATTTTGCTTGCACACCTTTGCAGAACTTCTCTAATTTCTTTTCAGAGCCCAAAAAGAAGCTAGGCACAAAAACACCTTCACACACGTATACACACCCACGCGTGCACGTCTTGTGTTCACACCATGTTAATTGGACTGGTGTAAACCTATAATTGCAACGATGGCCAGCACACACAACCGAGTTCCACACGGGCGAGAGAAATCCTTATCAGAATTACTTGCAAGGGAAACAAGCGCAGCTAGGCCACTCATGTCGTTGGGAGAACATGGTGGGCAAAGGCCGGCCAAACAATCTATAATTCGTTCTAATTAAAGGGACCCGGCCGATCGACGCCGGTTGCCCACCAACTCAGGCATCATCGACCGGGATGTTGGCTACCTAGCATAGACATCCCTGACCTATCTTTTGTTCACAAGTCAAATAATACTAGCGGGAAGACCCGTACATATAATCCCATATCAGTCCAAACATGTGTATTATAGTGCTTCTGGAAAGACATGTACTTGGAAACGGGCTTGCTAAAACTCAATCGACTGAGATTTAACAAAGTTTTAATCAACCTTGCAGCATTTTGTCCCATTGTATGCAACATTTGTTCGTGCCGGTTGTAGCATCCCGTCTTGCTGGTTGTAGCATGCCATCCTTCGTCGATTGTAGCATGTCATCTCACCGGTCGCAACATCCTCCATTAATAGTTGTAACATTTTTTGGTCAGAACGGTTGTAGCATATGTTGCCATTGCTTGCAGTATTGTCGCAACATTTTTCATCGCCATTTGCAGCATCTAGCCATGCCGCTTGTAGCACCACAACTACGCTAACGTCACTCGACTGAGACTTCGAATGAGTTCCAGACAGACCCATTTGGAAAGCTGCATCAACCACCCACCAAATACATGGAGATGGAGGTTAGTAGTTCCTTTGCTGGAGTTGTGGTGGAACGTCGATATGTAACTTTTTATATTTCCGCGAACCTTTAATTTGTTGTCCACTTTGTATCAGACTGTTGAAGTCAACCTAATGTATCTTGCTTACTTAGTCAACAAAGTTGTATTATTACCATGAAATTAGGACTGGCTACTTGACAGTCACCTGAAAAATATTATGGGTCAGTCGATTGTCTCAAGCAGTTAGATGCAAGATGGACGGTTAGATCAGCTTCTTCAACCTCCAGGCATCCTCATGTTCATCTTCTTCCCCTCAACCGCCCCACATACCACTGGCCTAACCAccggccaccaccgccaccaccccgtTCCCCCCTCAACTGCCTCCCACCGCCGTGCTGCGGCAGCCCCCAACCATCCCTCTAACCCCGACCATAACNNNNNNNNNNNNNNNNNNNNNNNNNNNNNNNNNNNNNNNNNNNNNNNNNNNNNNNNNNNNNNNNNNNNNNNNNNNNNNNNNNNNNNNNNNNNNNNNNNNNNNNNNNNNNNNNNNNNNNNNNNNNNNNNNNNNNNNNNNNNNNNNNNNNNNNNNNNNNNNNNNNNNNNNNNNNNNNNNNNNNNNNNNNNNNNNNNNNNNNNNNNNNNNNNNNNNNNNNNNNNNNNNNNNNNNNNNNNNNNNNNNNNNNNNNNNNNNNNNNNNNNNNNNNNNNNNNNNNNNNNNNNNNNNNNNNNNNNNNNNNNNNNNNNNNNNNNNNNNNNNNNNNNNNNNNNNNNNNNNNNNNNNNNNNNNNNNNNNNNNNNNNNNNNNNNNNNNNNNNNNNNNNNNNNNNNNNNNNNNNNNNNNNNNNNNNNNNNNNNNNgccaccctaagatagatagtggggtacggcgtcttcttccttctctccgGCGCCATCTTCCTTCCTTCCACAAAATCGACAGGTCCACATTTGATTTTCAAGCGACTTACATATACATTCATATAAGCAAAATTTGAAGGAAGGTTCTAAAAGTGGGATCCACTGACCTGGTAGGCCAGTAGTAGTCACCAAAATCTTAACTATATGACCTAAAAGGCCACCCTGGGCACACGTACTCAAATCAGACTTCCTATCATTGTGGCGACAAGCGCCAAGGAGAAGCTTAGCAGTGAGGTGAAGTTGTCGCATCCAATTAGGTACTGATTGTACCAGTCTCCCACACGGCTCGCTTCAGCTGACCGGCCACTAGCTTTTCCCATCTTCTCAGCTCTCCCAGCAGCTTCCTTTCCCTCTCTTGCTTAGGCTAAAACTTCAAGCCATCATCTGGATATGGTCATAGCTAGAGCAAACCAAACCTAACTATAACTACCGATCATTGTTTTATGTCGTGAGAAGAATATAAAATCTAGCCTTTCTTCGATTCAAGGATCATTAAGCACTAGCTTGCTCTTCTCGCACTTGCCGAAAGCCAAAAACATGGGGGCGCAGGTGCAGCTACGGTTGCTTCTTTTGGTAGCTACGGCGGTGTTCGCCAGCTGCGCCACCGGCGGCCTCGCCGCGACGTCGTCCCAGCTGGGCCGCCTGGAGGGCCTGCGCGTGGCCCTGACGCACGTCGACGCGCACGGCAACTACACGAAGCTGCAGCTgctgcggcgggcggcgaggcggagcCGCCACCGCATGTCCAGGCTCGTCGCGCGGACCACCGGCGTGCCGATGATGTCGAGCAAGGCCGTCGCGCCGGCGCTGCAGGTGCCGGTGCACGCCGGGAACGGTGAGTTCCTCATGGACATGTCCATCGGCACGCCTGCGGTGGCCTACGCGGCCATCATCGACACCGGCAGCGACCTCGTGTGGACGCAGTGCAAGCCGTGCGTGGAGTGCTTCAACCAGAGCACGCCGGTGTTCGACCCCTCGTCGTCCTCCACCTACGCCGCGCTGCCGTGCTCCAGCTCCTTCTGCAGCGACCTGCCCAGCTCTAAGTGCACCTCGGCCAAGTGCGGCTACACATACACCTACGGCGACTCCTCCTCGACGCAGGGCGTCCTGGCCGCCGAGACCTTCACGCTGGCCAAGACGAAGCTCCCCGACGTCGCCTTCGGCTGCGGCGACACGAACGAGGGCGACGGGTTCACGCAGGGCGCGGGGCTCGTGGGGCTCGGCCGGGGCCCCCTCTCGCTGGTCTCGCAGCTCGGCCTCAAGAAGTTCTCCTACTGCCTCACCTCCCTCGACGACACCAGCAAGAGCCCGCTCCTCCTGGGTTCCCTCGCCAGCATCTCGGAGAGCGCGGCGGCCGCGTCGTCGGTGCAGACCACCCCTCTCATCAAGAACCCGAGCCAGCCGTCCTTCTACTACGTGAACCTCAAGGGCCTGACGGTCGGTTCGACGCACATCACCCTGCCGAGCTCGGCGTTCGCCGTGCAGGACGACGGCACAGGCGGAGTGATCGTGGACTCCGGCACGTCGATCACGTACCTGGAGCTGCAGGGGTACCGCGCGCTGAAGAAGGCGTTCGCGGCGCAGATGAAGCTGCCGGCGGCGGACGGGTCGGGGATCGGGCTGGACATGTGCTTCGAGGCGCCGGCGAGCGGGGTGGACCAGGTGGAGGTGCCGAAGCTGGTGTTCCACTTCAACGGTGCGGACCTCGACCTGCCGGCGGAGAACTACATGGTGCTGGACTCCGGGTCCGGCGCGCTGTGCGTGACGGTGATGGGGTCGCGGGGCCTGTCCATCATCGGCAACTTCCAGCAGCAGAACATCCAGTTCGTGTACGACGTGGGCGAGAACACCCTCTCCTTCGCGCCCGTGCAGTGCGCCAAATTGTGAGTACGTACGTGCCGGTGTACGTT
This region of Triticum aestivum cultivar Chinese Spring chromosome 2D, IWGSC CS RefSeq v2.1, whole genome shotgun sequence genomic DNA includes:
- the LOC123053439 gene encoding uncharacterized protein is translated as MDRGEPSLKPEWLVRGVATPTASATCLRPGTSPRAGDQDRGASSRNRSTVRDRERSSQQSSSRRGSGPSVSRRHDRDGTVKSRGYASFGRSNRDRVCEKDSDFHDWESRLGLPDGPLRDGFGSFSSCRPESDRLSRVRPKLDTSTRTAGVSLENGNLSRKDAAGISFEREFPHLSSEDNDGKQDIGRVPSPGISTPLQSIPLVTAPDGWNSVLAEVPGLSEPSNNYVPSGLSHAGSGRQPEVSSCGTALSMAETVMQAPLKVSTTPQLSVDAQKIEERTMRLRPLTPSSNKTSISSLSDKLKIRGARAGDSNGPVKTAPQLSTQPSNSSVRTPVKSEPVKPSQSGSFQVLTREQNGAANTAKDCSSNPVSPVLGQSSSVEPLERSNVNHKLKGVVNGLPLPVQQGSSGERKSIAKSKHKFFELLRSKSLNGSSAGIESSSSLADEQKNPSVDLSLFNSGIKCIETGSSSCEDANSCDGSQRHLSDNEEIKPPSEPHDAFYEGLHEIVADNKDANSSSDPVDAEDEAKASLSIIPTDTTDVSARSDSRYDEALLLSEPIVAGQEESYPTEEEPSPEEMAFLKSLGWKQDEVVPPLKQEEIADCLRHNVRLQQKLEECRG
- the LOC123053440 gene encoding aspartic proteinase nepenthesin-1, which produces MGAQVQLRLLLLVATAVFASCATGGLAATSSQLGRLEGLRVALTHVDAHGNYTKLQLLRRAARRSRHRMSRLVARTTGVPMMSSKAVAPALQVPVHAGNGEFLMDMSIGTPAVAYAAIIDTGSDLVWTQCKPCVECFNQSTPVFDPSSSSTYAALPCSSSFCSDLPSSKCTSAKCGYTYTYGDSSSTQGVLAAETFTLAKTKLPDVAFGCGDTNEGDGFTQGAGLVGLGRGPLSLVSQLGLKKFSYCLTSLDDTSKSPLLLGSLASISESAAAASSVQTTPLIKNPSQPSFYYVNLKGLTVGSTHITLPSSAFAVQDDGTGGVIVDSGTSITYLELQGYRALKKAFAAQMKLPAADGSGIGLDMCFEAPASGVDQVEVPKLVFHFNGADLDLPAENYMVLDSGSGALCVTVMGSRGLSIIGNFQQQNIQFVYDVGENTLSFAPVQCAKL